The following are from one region of the Penaeus chinensis breed Huanghai No. 1 chromosome 32, ASM1920278v2, whole genome shotgun sequence genome:
- the LOC125042764 gene encoding uncharacterized protein LOC125042764: protein MKTQIVCLFGALALASAMPQGQPFRGFPTETQRIDTTEDVVSLDPSDTANIVGEFLPELASDLTTDEGTPMDRLRKITLAFLPLARKVIEVRGKNNNGYDTRRYLKQQEQAEAIVPGIIDSVAQLVNLAPTNATTPVTIPEFPEIPTFDNPNVSDEVLVPEIVIPASQFVPEIVIPEVKIS, encoded by the exons ATGAAGACCCAG ATCGTGTGTTTGTTCGGCGCGCTGGCTTTGGCCTCCGCTATGCCTCAAGGCCAGCCGTTCAGAGGCTTCCCAACCGAAACACAGAGAATCGACACCACCGAAGACGTGGTTTCGCTCGACCCTTCGGACACGGCGAACATTGTGGGCGAATTCCTGCCCGAACTGGCCAGCGACCTGACTACCGACGAAGGAACCCCGATGGACAGGCTTCGCAAGATCACCCTGGCCTTCCTGCCCCTGGCCCGCAAAGTCATCGAAGTGAGGGGCAAGAACAACAACGGCTACGACACCCGGAGGTACCTGAAGCAGCAGGAGCAAGCCGAGGCCATCGTGCCCGGGATCATCGATTCGGTGGCACAGCTGGTCAACCTGGCCCCCACCAACGCCACAACTCCAGTCACCATCCCTGAATTCCCTGAAATCCCGACCTTCGACAACCCCAATGTTTCTGACGAGGTCTTGGTTCCTGAAATCGTGATCCCGGCCAGTCAGTTCGTCCCAGAAATCGTCATTCCTGAGGTCAAGATCTCATAA